In uncultured Methanobacterium sp., a genomic segment contains:
- a CDS encoding DNA polymerase subunit beta — MQARVRDFIYTKDDLFLATTTYLHPDDRIQSFLRYIPDPEGERSLNGARYSKVDSQQAYDFLNEYYPDYLFDCEITRVKMMGAPIKRVEKILSPVDRLNQIMELSSPNDLLRKVIKVADTFHEEAGINPKHLGISGSILPNLYDPQVSDIDFVVYGLKNHRKAMETFESMKHDTSSPLKAIEDGYWAKLYAKRIKDSTLSYDEFQWYEDRKNNRGVVDGTLFDILATREWDEITGNYGDETYEPCGTIEIEATVSDALAAFDNPAVYQVEDVTILDGPDVYLKEVASYTHTYSGQAREGERIVARGKLEKVIGKKTHYRLIVGTTRESLGEYIKLKDLKIN; from the coding sequence ATGCAAGCCAGAGTCCGAGACTTTATCTACACCAAGGATGATCTTTTCTTGGCCACAACCACCTACCTGCACCCTGATGATCGAATACAATCATTTTTACGTTACATTCCAGATCCAGAGGGGGAACGATCCCTGAATGGCGCCAGGTACAGTAAGGTGGATTCACAGCAGGCTTATGATTTTTTAAATGAGTATTATCCTGATTATCTTTTTGATTGCGAAATTACACGGGTTAAAATGATGGGTGCACCCATCAAAAGAGTAGAAAAGATACTGAGCCCGGTTGATCGACTTAACCAAATAATGGAACTTTCCTCACCCAACGATCTTCTCCGGAAGGTGATCAAAGTGGCAGATACCTTCCATGAAGAGGCAGGTATCAACCCCAAACACTTGGGCATATCCGGGTCTATACTACCCAATTTATACGACCCCCAGGTTTCCGATATTGACTTCGTTGTTTACGGCCTTAAGAACCATAGGAAGGCCATGGAAACATTTGAATCCATGAAACATGATACATCTAGCCCTTTAAAAGCTATTGAGGATGGTTATTGGGCTAAACTATACGCAAAGAGGATCAAGGATTCTACCTTAAGTTATGATGAATTCCAGTGGTACGAGGACCGTAAAAATAACCGGGGAGTAGTTGACGGTACTCTGTTTGATATCCTGGCCACCAGGGAATGGGATGAAATCACCGGCAACTATGGTGATGAGACCTATGAGCCCTGTGGAACCATTGAAATTGAGGCAACTGTTTCTGATGCTCTGGCAGCCTTTGACAACCCTGCAGTTTACCAGGTGGAAGACGTGACGATACTGGATGGTCCTGATGTTTACCTGAAGGAAGTGGCATCCTACACCCATACTTACTCTGGTCAGGCCAGGGAAGGTGAACGGATAGTTGCCCGTGGAAAGCTGGAAAAGGTTATAGGTAAAAAAACCCACTACCGCCTGATTGTAGGAACTACCAGAGAATCTTTAGGTGAGTACATTAAATTAAAGGATTTGAAAATAAATTAA
- a CDS encoding homoserine dehydrogenase, whose amino-acid sequence MEETVNIGLIGFGTIGSGVVATLNQNIQLLESKVNKKVNLKRIVDLDITTDRGVEVKPGVLSTDVDDILEDDEIDIVIELVGGYQPALNFILRAMENGKHVVTANKALLAKHWQEITESAQKNGVRIAFEASVGGGIPLLAPLNDGLTANNIETIYGIINGTANYILTKMAAEGLDFNTVLKEAQDMGYAEADPTFDIEGHDTAQKLIILSILGFGVYVKQERFHVEGITRITPEDIRFAREELDSVIKLLAIAQITDGELEIRVHPTLVPETHLLASVNDVFNAVYLVGDVVGPVLMYGAGAGMMPTASAVVADCIDIIQDMERPVAYGPKETRVEKIKDISEVESKYYLRITALDEPGVLHSISGVLSDLDISIESVSQKKADKGEAVPIFIVTHHALEKNIQEALALIDQMDFVKEETVLIRLL is encoded by the coding sequence ATGGAAGAAACAGTTAATATTGGACTTATTGGTTTTGGAACCATCGGGAGCGGTGTTGTAGCCACTTTAAATCAAAACATCCAATTGTTAGAGAGTAAAGTTAATAAAAAGGTTAATCTCAAACGTATAGTGGATCTGGACATAACCACTGACCGTGGTGTGGAAGTCAAACCAGGAGTACTATCCACCGATGTGGATGATATCCTGGAGGATGATGAGATTGATATTGTCATTGAACTGGTTGGTGGCTACCAGCCAGCTCTGAATTTCATTTTAAGGGCCATGGAAAATGGTAAACACGTAGTAACTGCTAATAAGGCACTACTAGCCAAGCACTGGCAGGAAATCACCGAAAGTGCCCAGAAAAATGGTGTACGAATCGCCTTTGAGGCCAGTGTTGGTGGAGGTATTCCATTACTGGCACCACTCAATGATGGACTGACTGCCAACAACATAGAAACCATTTACGGGATCATCAATGGAACCGCCAACTACATACTCACTAAAATGGCAGCAGAAGGCCTTGATTTTAACACAGTACTAAAAGAAGCACAGGATATGGGTTACGCTGAAGCAGACCCTACATTTGATATTGAAGGCCATGACACTGCTCAGAAACTCATAATACTCAGCATTCTTGGTTTCGGAGTTTACGTTAAACAGGAACGGTTCCACGTTGAAGGTATAACCCGGATCACACCGGAAGATATCCGGTTTGCCAGGGAAGAACTTGACAGTGTGATTAAACTACTGGCCATTGCCCAGATAACCGATGGCGAACTGGAAATAAGGGTACATCCTACCCTGGTACCTGAAACACACCTATTAGCATCGGTTAACGATGTTTTTAATGCAGTGTACTTGGTGGGAGATGTGGTGGGCCCGGTGCTCATGTACGGAGCAGGTGCAGGTATGATGCCCACTGCCAGTGCAGTGGTGGCAGACTGTATCGACATAATTCAGGATATGGAAAGACCAGTGGCTTACGGGCCAAAAGAAACCAGGGTAGAAAAGATTAAGGATATTTCAGAAGTGGAGTCCAAGTATTATCTGAGAATAACTGCACTGGATGAACCTGGAGTCCTGCACTCCATATCCGGTGTTCTAAGTGATCTGGACATTAGTATTGAATCAGTGAGCCAGAAAAAAGCAGATAAAGGTGAGGCAGTGCCTATCTTCATAGTAACCCATCATGCCCTGGAGAAAAACATTCAGGAAGCACTGGCACTTATTGACCAGATGGACTTTGTGAAGGAAGAAACTGTTCTTATTCGGTTACTTTAG
- a CDS encoding cupin domain-containing protein — protein MSDELKSVVINVEDLLDYQEGAVVSREIIRKETGTVTIFAFDKGEGLSEHTAPFDAMVQIIDGKAEITISGKKNTLQRGDMIIMPADEPHALHALERYKMILTMIRS, from the coding sequence ATGAGTGATGAACTGAAATCTGTGGTTATAAATGTAGAAGACCTGCTTGATTACCAGGAAGGAGCAGTTGTAAGCCGTGAAATAATCCGCAAGGAAACTGGAACTGTAACTATATTCGCCTTTGATAAAGGGGAAGGGCTAAGCGAACACACCGCACCATTCGATGCAATGGTCCAGATAATCGATGGAAAGGCAGAAATAACCATCTCCGGCAAAAAGAACACACTCCAGAGGGGAGATATGATCATCATGCCTGCGGATGAACCACATGCTCTCCATGCCCTGGAACGATACAAAATGATCTTAACCATGATCAGGTCATGA
- a CDS encoding DUF6448 family protein yields the protein MTLQCDGMDGLVVKAAEEALEMENINYVFPFIRERYEDELKDAFERTLLVRELSGDAAELADYWFFETAVRLHLKGRGMAYNGLRPSQIDKKPVIKMAEQAVRTENMNDLMNFILNSIKEDVLSRFDDVISKKDYDVTDVEDARDYVDSLLNFFGYMQQLIEFMEEG from the coding sequence ATGACACTTCAATGTGATGGTATGGATGGATTGGTGGTTAAAGCCGCTGAAGAAGCTCTAGAAATGGAAAACATTAATTATGTGTTCCCATTTATTCGGGAAAGATATGAGGATGAGCTTAAAGATGCCTTTGAGAGAACACTCCTGGTGCGAGAACTTTCTGGAGATGCGGCTGAACTAGCCGACTACTGGTTCTTTGAAACCGCAGTTCGATTGCACCTGAAAGGCAGGGGAATGGCTTACAATGGGCTCAGACCATCTCAGATCGATAAAAAACCAGTTATTAAAATGGCTGAACAGGCGGTTAGAACTGAAAACATGAATGATCTCATGAATTTCATCTTAAACTCCATTAAAGAAGATGTTTTGTCCAGATTTGATGATGTTATCTCCAAAAAAGATTATGATGTAACTGATGTGGAAGATGCCAGGGACTACGTAGATTCCCTTTTAAACTTCTTCGGTTACATGCAACAGTTAATTGAATTTATGGAAGAAGGTTGA
- a CDS encoding DUF5612 domain-containing protein: MDEIAINIRAVNQPGVLRDITELTAICGINITYTHLFVEDKDHASLYLELEAVKNVDKLIENIGKVEAVRSVEECPTLQDVYGKRIIIIGGGAQVAMVAQGAITEADRHNIRGEHISVDTIPLVGEEDLSEAVSAVGRLPRVGALVLAGSLMGGKITESIEKIKKDHEVIVISLNMPGSVTEKADLVVTDPIQAGVMAVMSVADTAIFDIKRLGQKRF; encoded by the coding sequence ATGGATGAAATTGCCATAAATATCAGGGCTGTAAACCAGCCAGGAGTCTTGCGGGACATCACAGAATTAACTGCCATATGTGGGATTAACATAACCTACACCCACCTATTTGTCGAGGACAAAGACCATGCATCACTTTACCTGGAGTTAGAGGCAGTTAAGAATGTGGATAAGTTAATAGAGAATATTGGAAAGGTTGAAGCAGTGAGGAGTGTTGAAGAATGCCCCACACTTCAGGATGTTTATGGTAAAAGAATAATCATCATTGGTGGCGGTGCACAGGTAGCTATGGTGGCACAGGGTGCCATAACCGAAGCCGACCGTCATAACATCCGAGGAGAACACATCAGTGTGGACACCATCCCCCTGGTAGGTGAAGAAGACCTATCCGAAGCAGTATCCGCTGTGGGACGACTGCCAAGAGTAGGAGCCCTGGTTCTTGCCGGGTCCCTCATGGGAGGGAAGATCACCGAATCAATAGAGAAGATAAAAAAAGACCATGAAGTCATAGTAATCAGCCTCAACATGCCGGGTAGTGTAACTGAAAAGGCTGATCTGGTGGTAACTGACCCCATACAGGCTGGAGTGATGGCGGTAATGTCAGTGGCAGACACTGCCATATTCGACATCAAACGACTCGGTCAAAAGAGATTTTAA
- a CDS encoding DNA-formamidopyrimidine glycosylase family protein, giving the protein MAELPELIILAGQMDKELSSKEFQQGELRQEKSLNLTAEEFIQKIRGKKVIKVYNKGKWIFIQLSDDYHLLLNLGMGADILYHESGADLPEEYQCLFQFTDGSSFSSKFWWIGRAELLQDEELPQHKATKDIGISPLDPKFTTEHFRELCGARSQIKNLILNQKKIGGIGNVYIHDILFRAKIHPKKIANTLETCKVDKLHDVIQENLKNAIEIGGLAYEKDFYGQNNGFDRDYFLVAYKEGEPCPECGGTIEKIKTGSTSSYICPHCQEL; this is encoded by the coding sequence ATGGCAGAGCTACCAGAACTCATAATACTGGCTGGACAGATGGATAAGGAACTATCATCAAAAGAGTTCCAGCAGGGCGAACTTCGCCAGGAAAAATCTTTAAACCTAACAGCAGAAGAATTTATCCAGAAAATCAGGGGTAAAAAGGTAATTAAGGTTTACAACAAAGGTAAATGGATTTTCATCCAATTATCTGATGATTATCATCTACTGCTGAACCTTGGTATGGGTGCCGACATTCTCTACCATGAGTCCGGTGCTGATTTACCAGAGGAATATCAGTGCCTTTTCCAGTTTACCGATGGATCCTCATTTTCCAGTAAATTCTGGTGGATCGGACGGGCAGAACTACTGCAGGATGAAGAATTACCCCAACATAAAGCCACCAAGGATATTGGAATTTCACCCCTGGACCCAAAATTTACCACCGAACACTTCCGGGAACTCTGTGGGGCACGTTCTCAGATTAAAAACCTTATACTGAACCAGAAGAAAATCGGGGGTATAGGGAATGTATACATCCATGATATTCTCTTCCGGGCAAAAATACATCCTAAAAAGATAGCAAATACTCTGGAAACCTGTAAGGTTGACAAGTTACATGATGTGATCCAGGAAAACCTTAAAAATGCCATTGAAATAGGTGGATTAGCCTATGAAAAAGATTTCTATGGTCAGAACAACGGATTTGATCGGGATTACTTTCTGGTAGCTTATAAAGAGGGTGAACCCTGTCCAGAGTGCGGTGGCACCATTGAAAAGATTAAAACCGGAAGCACATCTTCATACATCTGTCCCCACTGCCAGGAGTTGTAA
- a CDS encoding carboxymuconolactone decarboxylase family protein, translating to MERYNRGWEKLKEIDGKSGEAVVESLEDIAPDLSKYVIEFSFGDIYCRPGTTLKEKEIAVVAGLTAMGNAAPQLKVHINGALNVGVSTEELVEVILQMSSYSGFPSAINGINALKEVLQEKNMDFQPVPEKQEGDRFTMGAEWLGKLDENQVDVLKENFQDIAPDLTEFVVAFGYGDIYSRKNLDPKLRQIATIAALTCMGTAQPQLAFHIRAGLNVGLTREEIIETIILMVVYAGFPAAINGINTAKEVFNSF from the coding sequence ATGGAACGGTATAACCGTGGCTGGGAAAAACTTAAGGAAATTGATGGAAAATCTGGAGAAGCAGTGGTTGAAAGTTTAGAAGATATTGCACCAGATCTGTCCAAGTACGTGATTGAATTTTCATTTGGAGACATCTACTGTAGACCGGGAACCACCCTGAAAGAAAAGGAAATTGCAGTGGTGGCAGGATTAACTGCCATGGGTAATGCTGCTCCACAATTAAAGGTCCATATCAATGGGGCACTGAATGTGGGTGTTTCTACAGAAGAACTGGTGGAAGTTATCCTGCAGATGTCATCTTACAGTGGATTCCCCAGTGCCATAAACGGGATCAACGCCCTTAAGGAAGTTCTACAGGAGAAAAATATGGATTTCCAACCAGTACCTGAAAAACAGGAGGGTGATCGTTTTACTATGGGTGCTGAATGGTTAGGGAAGCTGGATGAAAATCAGGTGGATGTTTTAAAGGAGAACTTCCAGGATATAGCTCCGGACCTAACAGAATTTGTTGTGGCCTTTGGTTACGGGGATATCTACAGTAGAAAGAATCTGGACCCTAAACTCAGGCAAATTGCCACCATCGCCGCCCTCACCTGCATGGGCACAGCACAACCACAGCTGGCATTCCACATCAGGGCAGGTTTAAATGTAGGTTTAACCAGGGAAGAAATAATTGAAACCATCATTCTTATGGTAGTTTATGCCGGGTTCCCTGCAGCTATAAATGGTATAAATACTGCTAAAGAAGTGTTCAACTCATTTTAA
- a CDS encoding pyridoxamine 5'-phosphate oxidase family protein: MRRSDKEIKDSQTIKKVFEEAEICRIALVDGDEPYLVPMNFGYKNNTLYLHSATEGHKIDILKENNSICFQMDIKTEIIASDNPCNWSVKYLSVIGNGKAQLIDNATEKINALNIIMGKYAPDIASFEYLDEAVRKVSVIKVKIDGITGKKSGY; encoded by the coding sequence ATGAGAAGAAGTGATAAGGAGATAAAAGACTCACAAACTATCAAAAAAGTATTTGAAGAAGCTGAAATTTGTAGAATAGCATTAGTAGATGGTGATGAACCATATTTAGTCCCTATGAACTTTGGTTATAAAAACAACACTTTATATCTCCATTCGGCCACTGAAGGACATAAAATTGACATTTTGAAGGAAAACAACAGTATTTGTTTCCAGATGGACATTAAAACAGAAATCATAGCATCTGATAATCCATGTAACTGGAGTGTTAAATATCTAAGCGTCATTGGTAATGGTAAAGCACAATTAATAGACAATGCAACCGAGAAAATAAACGCATTAAATATTATAATGGGCAAATATGCTCCTGATATTGCTTCTTTTGAGTATTTGGATGAGGCGGTTAGGAAAGTTTCAGTGATTAAAGTAAAAATAGATGGTATAACTGGCAAAAAATCAGGATATTAA